The Megalobrama amblycephala isolate DHTTF-2021 linkage group LG13, ASM1881202v1, whole genome shotgun sequence genome contains a region encoding:
- the pigv gene encoding palmitoyltransferase ZDHHC18-A, whose protein sequence is MSPSNNCVNQDVWTVVQFATFTRLLSLLLQAVLNAVIPDHVADAFSPPRSESPLLLDPVIEALFGGLSHWDAEHFLFIAERGYLYEHNFAFFPLFPLILRLLAATALWPLCGFLTMHGRLLLAVAIGNSILFVISAVALYKLSRLVVQDRKLALVAVLMYCLTPANVFMVAGYSETLFAALTFAGLWLLEKRFTIVACLLLGFATGARANGLVNAGFLLYLSLQWGLSRTWAFSKGEGGVRYRHYVLELIRFVLTGAFYAAVIALPFCLFQFYGYQTFCYPSATQVPPVLLNLARDKGYRVADAASPAPRWCQWQIPLLYSYIQDAYWDVGFLRYFQWKQIPNFILALPVATLGFIASYTYIMANPVFCMYLGLGERGKDRKMHGFCNPKVFVYIVHSSVLLLFGIFCMHVQVLTRFLASSSPVLYWISGHLLFHYEPLLQDERLFRHDQMQQDHKPGLKCSVGMCRNNQVLYLLMRWQTCSIYTRCILGYFISYWFLGLALHCNFLPWT, encoded by the exons ATGTCACCGTCAAACAATTGTGTAAATCAAGACGTGTGGACAGTTGTACAGTTTGCAACGTTCACGCGACTGCTTTCCCTTTTATTACAG GCTGTGCTGAATGCAGTGATTCCAGACCATGTGGCAGATGCCTTCAGCCCTCCGCGATCAGAGAGCCCTCTCCTGCTTGACCCTGTCATCGAAGCATTATTTGGTGGCCTTAGTCACTGGGATGCAGAGCATTTCCTCTTCATTGCAGAACGTGGATACTTATATGAACACAACTTTGCATTCTTTCCTCTGTTTCCTCTCATCCTGCGATTACTAGCCGCCACTGCGCTGTGGCCCTTGTGTGGATTTCTCACAATGCATGGCCGATTACTTTTAGCTGTGGCTATAGGGAATAGCATTCTCTTTGTCATAAGTGCCGTGGCACTATACAAACTGAGCCGTTTGGTGGTGCAGGACAGAAAACTTGCCCTTGTTGCAGTCTTAATGTACTGTCTGACACCGGCTAATGTGTTTATGGTTGCAGGCTATTCAGAGACTCTCTTTGCAGCTCTCACCTTTGCAGGCCTCTGGTTACTAGAGAAAAGATTCACAATAGTAGCTTGTCTTCTCCTGGGGTTTGCAACAGGTGCTCGTGCCAATGGGCTCGTGAATGCTGGATTTTTGCTGTATCTCTCCTTGCAATGGGGTCTTTCCCGTACCTGGGCCTTTAGCAAAGGAGAAGGGGGCGTTCGATATCGTCACTATGTCTTGGAGCTTATTCGTTTTGTGCTCACAGGAGCATTTTATGCAGCTGTCATAGCGCTGCCTTTTTGTCTGTTTCAGTTTTATGGTTACCAAACGTTTTGCTATCCATCTGCTACTCAAGTTCCccctgtgctgcttaatttggCCCGGGACAAAGGATACCGCGTGGCTGATGCGGCATCTCCAGCACCAAGATGGTGCCAATGGCAAATTCCACTTTTGTATTCATACATACAGGATGCTTATTGGGATGTGGGCTTCCTTCGATACTTTCAATGGAAGCAGATACCCAACTTTATTTTGGCACTACCTGTCGCAACTCTGGGATTCATCGCCTCATATACGTACATAATGGCTAACCCAGTGTTTTGTATGTATTTAGGGTTGGGAGAGAGAGGAAAAGACAGAAAAATGCATGGCTTCTGTAACCCAAAAGTCTTTGTTTACATTGTGCACAGTTCTGTCCTTCTTCTGTTTGGAATTTTTTGTATGCATGTGCAG GTGTTGACACGGTTTCTTGCTTCCTCTTCGCCTGTGCTCTACTGGATCAGTGGCCACCTGCTTTTTCATTATGAACCTCTGTTGCAAGATGAAAGGCTGTTCAGACATGACCAAATGCAACAGGATCACAAACCTGGTTTAAAATGTTCTGTGGGAATGTGCAGAAATAATCAAGTCCTTTACCTATTGATGCGCTGGCAGACTTGCTCAATTTATACACGATGCATCCTGGGGTATTTCATATCATATTGGTTTTTAGGTCTGGCTCTGCACTGTAACTTCCTTCCCTGGACTTAA
- the zdhhc18a gene encoding palmitoyltransferase ZDHHC18a isoform X2 — MKNCEYQQIDPRTLRTSTTRTSSTLPCGRKSSHRLRRKWEVFPGKNRFYCDGRIMLASQCGVLPLTIGLIFITSGLFFTFDCPFLVHHLTVFIPVIGGVLFVFVIVSLFQTSFTDPGILPRASPDEAADIERQIDNSGSSTYRPPPRTKEILINDQVVKLKYCFTCKMFRPPRTSHCGLCDNCVERFDHHCPWVGNCVGKRNYRFFYAFIVSLSFLTSFIFGCVITHLTLRSQGDKGIIQAIQDSPASVVELVICFFSIWSILGLSGFHTYLVASNLTTNEDIKGSWSSKRGEESGNPYTYNNIFTNCCVVLCGPMPPSLIDRRGFLPADDAPQTVTSDAELPPFMAKNDTNMEENCQEFALSCTA; from the exons atgaaaaactgtGAGTATCAACAAATAGACCCTCGAACGCTCAGAACATCAACCACCCGGACGTCCTCCACCCTGCCCTGTGGAAGGAAAAGCTCCCATCGCCTGCGGAGAAAATGGGAGGTTTTCCCTGGAAAAAATCGCTTCTACTGCGATGGGCGTATTATGTTGGCCAGTCAATGCGGCGTGCTCCCGCTGACCATCGGCCTTATTTTCATCACCAGTGGCTTATTCTTCACATTTGA TTGCCCCTTTCTCGTGCATCACCTCACTGTCTTCATTCCAGTAATTGGTGGGGTGTTATTTGTATTCGTCATCGTATCCCTCTTTCAAACCAGTTTTACAGACCCTGGGATCTTACCCAGGGCTTCGCCGGATGAGGCTGCCGACATAGAGAGACAGATTG ATAATTCTGGATCGTCAACATACCGTCCACCTCCCCGCACTAAAGAGATCCTTATAAATGATCAGGTGGTCAAGCTTAAATATTGTTTCACGTGCAAGATGTTCCGTCCGCCCCGGACATCCCACTGCGGCCTGTGTGACAACTGTGTCG AGCGGTTCGACCATCACTGTCCTTGGGTGGGGAACTGTGTTGGAAAGCGCAACTATCGCTTTTTTTATGCCTTCATAGTGTCGCTATCCTTTCTGACCTCCTTTATCTTTGGTTGTGTGATTACACACCTCACTTTAC GATCACAAGGTGATAAAGGTATCATCCAGGCAATACAGGACAGCCCAGCCAG TGTTGTCGAGCTGGTCATTTGCTTCTTCTCCATCTGGTCCATTCTGGGTCTGTCAGGTTTCCATACTTATCTTGTGGCCTCCAACCTCACAACCAACGAAGAT ATCAAAGGCTCTTGGTCCAGTAAAAGAGGTGAAGAATCAGGGAATCCCTACACCTATAACAACATCTTCACAAACTGTTGTGTGGTGCTGTGTGGGCCGATGCCACCCAG CTTGATTGATAGAAGAGGCTTTTTACCTGCAGATGACGCACCTCAAACGGTGACCTCTGATGCTGAGCTCCCTCCTTTCATGGCCAAGAATGACACAAACATG GAGGAGAACTGTCAGGAGTTTGCCCTCTCCTGCACTGCCTGA
- the zdhhc18a gene encoding palmitoyltransferase ZDHHC18a isoform X1, translated as MKNCEYQQIDPRTLRTSTTRTSSTLPCGRKSSHRLRRKWEVFPGKNRFYCDGRIMLASQCGVLPLTIGLIFITSGLFFTFDCPFLVHHLTVFIPVIGGVLFVFVIVSLFQTSFTDPGILPRASPDEAADIERQIDNSGSSTYRPPPRTKEILINDQVVKLKYCFTCKMFRPPRTSHCGLCDNCVERFDHHCPWVGNCVGKRNYRFFYAFIVSLSFLTSFIFGCVITHLTLRSQGDKGIIQAIQDSPASVVELVICFFSIWSILGLSGFHTYLVASNLTTNEDIKGSWSSKRGEESGNPYTYNNIFTNCCVVLCGPMPPSLIDRRGFLPADDAPQTVTSDAELPPFMAKNDTNMCTQGTKELIESMAHSTVIQSTCTPGTPKTAPVTQESLLSTVSIAVSPPSKPSTGCSDRQARRPTDMPCPQRGNKRAALHIHKPMLRLPSPPYSLSHSPLIFSDAPDMGFIPLN; from the exons atgaaaaactgtGAGTATCAACAAATAGACCCTCGAACGCTCAGAACATCAACCACCCGGACGTCCTCCACCCTGCCCTGTGGAAGGAAAAGCTCCCATCGCCTGCGGAGAAAATGGGAGGTTTTCCCTGGAAAAAATCGCTTCTACTGCGATGGGCGTATTATGTTGGCCAGTCAATGCGGCGTGCTCCCGCTGACCATCGGCCTTATTTTCATCACCAGTGGCTTATTCTTCACATTTGA TTGCCCCTTTCTCGTGCATCACCTCACTGTCTTCATTCCAGTAATTGGTGGGGTGTTATTTGTATTCGTCATCGTATCCCTCTTTCAAACCAGTTTTACAGACCCTGGGATCTTACCCAGGGCTTCGCCGGATGAGGCTGCCGACATAGAGAGACAGATTG ATAATTCTGGATCGTCAACATACCGTCCACCTCCCCGCACTAAAGAGATCCTTATAAATGATCAGGTGGTCAAGCTTAAATATTGTTTCACGTGCAAGATGTTCCGTCCGCCCCGGACATCCCACTGCGGCCTGTGTGACAACTGTGTCG AGCGGTTCGACCATCACTGTCCTTGGGTGGGGAACTGTGTTGGAAAGCGCAACTATCGCTTTTTTTATGCCTTCATAGTGTCGCTATCCTTTCTGACCTCCTTTATCTTTGGTTGTGTGATTACACACCTCACTTTAC GATCACAAGGTGATAAAGGTATCATCCAGGCAATACAGGACAGCCCAGCCAG TGTTGTCGAGCTGGTCATTTGCTTCTTCTCCATCTGGTCCATTCTGGGTCTGTCAGGTTTCCATACTTATCTTGTGGCCTCCAACCTCACAACCAACGAAGAT ATCAAAGGCTCTTGGTCCAGTAAAAGAGGTGAAGAATCAGGGAATCCCTACACCTATAACAACATCTTCACAAACTGTTGTGTGGTGCTGTGTGGGCCGATGCCACCCAG CTTGATTGATAGAAGAGGCTTTTTACCTGCAGATGACGCACCTCAAACGGTGACCTCTGATGCTGAGCTCCCTCCTTTCATGGCCAAGAATGACACAAACATG TGCACACAGGGCACAAAGGAGCTTATAGAATCAATGGCACACTCCACAGTGATCCAGAGCACCTGCACACCGGGCACACCCAAAACCGCACCGGTTACCCAAGAGAGTTTACTAAGTACCGTCTCTATCGCTGTCTCTCCTCCCAGCAAGCCTTCTACCGGCTGCTCAGACCGCCAGGCCCGACGCCCCACAGACATGCCTTGCCCCCAGAGAGGGAACAAACGGGCTGCTCTTCACATCCATAAACCTATGTTGCGTCTACCTAGCCCCCCATACTCCCTCAGCCACAGTCCGCTCATTTTTAGTGACGCTCCCGACATGGGCTTTATCCCACTGAACTGA